A single window of Ovis aries strain OAR_USU_Benz2616 breed Rambouillet chromosome 24, ARS-UI_Ramb_v3.0, whole genome shotgun sequence DNA harbors:
- the ZNF668 gene encoding zinc finger protein 668, which translates to MEVESPEDRSPAPGYKRSGRRYKCLSCTKTFPNAPRAARHAATHGPADCTEEMAEVKLKPETDPKAEDASGDKVSGAAAKPRPYACPLCPKAYKTAPELRSHGRSHTGEKPFPCPECGRRFMQPVCLRVHLASHAGELPFRCAHCPKAYGALSKLKIHQRGHTGERPYTCADCGKSFADPSVFRKHRRTHAGLRPYSCERCGKAYAELKDLRNHERSHTGERPFLCSECGKSFSRSSSLTCHQRIHAAQKPYRCPACGKGFTQLSSYQSHERTHSGEKPFLCPRCGRMFSDPSSFRRHQRAHEGVKPYRCEKCGKDFRQPADLAMHRRVHTGDRPFKCLQCDKTFVASWDLKRHALVHSGQRPFRCEECGRAFAERASLTKHSRVHSGERPFHCNACGKSFVVSSSLRKHERTHRSSEATGAPPQQELVVELALPVSMAGEGSAAPASGAALGDPPAGLLGLPPESGGVMATQWQVVGMTVEHVKCQGVGEAPGPMGAAGEVGGEEVDEKPPQFVCRECKETFSTLTLLRRHERSHPELRPFPCTQCGKSFSDRAGLRKHSRTHSSVRPYTCPHCPKAFLSASDLRKHERTHPVPIGTPTPLEPLVALLGMPEEGPA; encoded by the exons ATGGAGGTAGAGTCTCCGGAGGACCGGTCCCCAGCCCCGGGCTACAAGCGCTCAGGCCGCCGCTATAAGTGTCTGTCCTGTACCAAGACGTTTCCAAATGCACCCCGGGCAGCACGCCATGCTGCCACGCATGGGCCTGCAGACTGCACTGAGGAGATGGCCGAGGTGAAGCTGAAACCAGAGACAGACCCCAAAGCAGAAGATGCTAGCGGGGACAAGGTGTCAGGTGCAGCGGCCAAGCCTCGGCCCTATGCTTGCCCGCTGTGCCCCAAAGCCTATAAAACAGCACCAGAGCTGCGCAGCCACGGGCGCAGccacacgggcgagaagccctTCCCTTGCCCCGAGTGCGGCCGCCGCTTCATGCAACCCGTGTGCCTGCGCGTGCACCTGGCCTCACACGCTGGCGAGCTGCCCTTCCGCTGTGCGCACTGCCCCAAGGCCTACGGCGCGCTCTCCAAGCTAAAGATCCACCAGCGCGGTCACACGGGCGAGAGGCCCTACACCTGCGCCGACTGTGGCAAGAGCTTCGCCGACCCCTCGGTGTTCCGCAAACACCGGCGCACGCACGCAGGCCTGCGACCCTACAGCTGCGAGCGCTGTGGCAAAGCCTATGCAGAGCTCAAGGACCTTCGCAACCATGAACG GTCCCACACGGGCGAGCGCCCCTTCCTCTGCTCAGAGTGCGGGAAGAGCTTCTCCCGCTCTTCCTCGCTGACTTGCCACCAGCGCATCCACGCGGCGCAGAAGCCCTACCGCTGTCCAGCCTGTGGCAAGGGGTTTACGCAGCTCAGTTCCTACCAGAGCCACGAGCGCACGCACTCAGGCGAGAAGCCCTTCCTGTGCCCGCGCTGTGGCCGCATGTTCTCCGACCCCTCAAGCTTCCGGCGCCATCAGCGGGCACACGAGGGCGTGAAGCCCTACCGCTGTGAGAAGTGCGGCAAGGACTTTCGGCAGCCGGCCGACCTGGCCATGCATCGGCGGGTGCACACGGGCGACCGACCGTTCAAGTGCCTGCAGTGTGACAAGACATTCGTGGCGTCCTGGGACCTCAAGCGGCACGCGCTGGTGCACTCGGGCCAGCGGCCATTCCGCTGTGAGGAGTGCGGGCGAGCCTTCGCGGAGCGAGCCAGCCTTACTAAGCACAGCCGGGTGCACTCGGGTGAGCGCCCCTTCCACTGCAATGCTTGCGGAAAATCCTTCGTGGTCTCATCCAGCCTGAGGAAGCACGAGCGGACTCATCGAAGCAGCGAGGCCACAGGGGCTCCCCCGCAACAGGAGCTGGTGGTAGAGCTGGCACTACCAGTCAGCATGGCTGGCGAGGGCTCAGCCGCCCCAGCATCAGGGGCGGCGCTCGGAGACCCTCCAGCTGGGCTGCTGGGGCTGCCCCCGGAATCGGGTGGTGTGATGGCTACCCAGTGGCAAGTGGTAGGCATGACGGTGGAGCACGTGAAGTGCCAAGGGGTTGGGGAGGCTCCTGGTCCCATGGGGGCGGCAGGTGAGGTGGGGGGTGAGGAGGTGGATGAGAAACCACCCCAGTTTGTGTGTCGGGAGTGCAAGGAGACGTTCTCCACGCTGACATTGCTGAGACGGCATGAGCGCTCACACCCAGAGCTCCGGCCCTTTCCCTGCACCCAGTGCGGCAAGAGCTTCTCAGACCGGGCTGGGCTACGCAAGCACAGCCGCACCCACAGCTCTGTGCGCCCATACACCTGCCCCCACTGCCCCAAGGCCTTCTTGAGTGCCAGCGACCTGCGCAAGCACGAACGCACCCACCCTGTGCCCATTGGAACCCCCACGCCCCTCGAGCCCCTCGTGGCTTTACTAGGAATGCCTGAAGAGGGACCAGCCTGA
- the ZNF646 gene encoding zinc finger protein 646 — MEDTPTSLSCSDCQRHFPSLPELSRHRELLHPSSSQGIEADSIPRPYRCQLCGRGYRHPGSLVNHRRTHETGLFPCTTCGKDFTNPMALKSHMRTHAPEGRRRRRPPRPKEATPCLQGETVSTDSWAQRLGPGEGWENQKKHIEETSGCESGPDPRATAGTWEGPPTRQREGWESQPDPEEGVEGWGPTTNSARDTPLPTPASSLLSNLEQYLAESVVNFTGGQEPTQSPPAEEERRYKCSQCGKTYKHAGSLTNHRQSHTLGVYPCAICFKEFSNLMALKNHSRLHAQYRPYQCPHCPRAFRLPRELLEHQQSHEGESQEQPWEEKGMPTTNGHTDESSQDQLPGTHILNGSGELSTSGELEDIGLEEYRPFRCGDCGRTYRHAGSLINHRKSHQTGVYPCSICSKQLFNAAALKNHVRAHHRPRPGAGEDGQPSVLPAPLPLAESTRKETEAPSSTLDHRPYKCNECGRAYRHRGSLVNHRHSHRTGEYQCSLCPRKYPNLMALRNHVRVHCKAARRSTGPEPEGPPSLLKVELPPDPAGPETTLLSDQGPGCKHEEGAPAVPPATDRTMPQICSVCGMLFEDSRSLEHHRRTHGEGAQSRTEARESPPRVFACRDCGKSYRHSGSLINHRQTHQTGDFSCGACAKHFHTMAAMKNHLRRHSRRRSRRHRRRAGSAGGGGEAKPPSDGNWAPEPVDSEGLGCPRDSSRASLSGAEGSMESSGGCLQPAAERDNCGIERNEACFQGDKESQGAEEGLERMEACFLDNVDIPGAEESNGTRFCDGLPGVEEDQKPAPGQPSSPSRSASSAAWSAEVSHTCSDCGHSFPHATGLLSHRPCHPPGIYQCSLCPKEFDSLPALRSHFQNHGPGEAVSTQPFLCCLCGMIFPGRAGYRLHRRQAHDSGMTEGSEEEGEEEGAAGAISTHSPPLQLSEAELLNQLQREVEALDGAGYGHICGCCGQTYDDLGSLERHHQSRNSGNTTDEVPSLLHHPAESGDTTVVVADGVFEGTVTSLPAEGGDAKPSEGVGATLADSLCRQGEESSLETQPRPFRCNQCGKTYRHGGSLVNHRKIHQTGDFVCPVCSRCYPNLAAYRNHLRNHPRCKGSEPQVGPVPEAKGSSEAQTLAEEGLEQAEVERFQKELKVEPLEEGARVKEEAWEETTVKGEETTVKGEEMEPRLETAEKGCQTEASSERPFSCEVCGRSYKHAGSLINHRQSHQTGHFGCQACSKGFSNLMSLKNHRRIHADPRRFRCAECGKAFRLRKQLASHQRVHLERSGGGGSRKLSLEDRPFRCGQCGRTYRHAGSLLNHRRSHETGQYSCPTCPKTYSNRMALRDHQRLHLESRRRRAGLSRRAAVRCALCGRGFPGRGSLERHLREHEEETRGGQGGPDGTEGGQGNLADDQGLEDRSGGTESGPQLEDGATRPAEPSQSPISAAGLEATEPASWGMGEADEWRADQGPVNHDGDWVPGGHVLTKPEDESGDSVPRSPCPLGNTQPNGPSLTPVDSWDSGDCGPQPQPESHSFSCSHCGKISCQSEGPSNHHSTHKTDRHYCLLCSKEFLNPEATKSHNCNHIAAQTSCPDCGEAFESHHELASHLQTHARGLSQVSPQVEARSPKAGPEEVEHPGKGKAPSEPPRAPGENVGRANGGQGVESLVAVHEERPFRCAQCGRSYRHAGSLLNHQKAHTTGLYPCSLCPKLLPNLLSLKNHGRTHTDPKRHRCSICGKAFRTAARLEGHGRVHAPREGPFSCPHCPRHFRRRISFLQHEQQHQEEWTVASSGTPKAPAAGRGDLSLPPPPTPTAPLLDPSPQWPTDLSFSL; from the coding sequence ATGGAGGACACGCCCACTTCACTCAGCTGCTCTGACTGTCAGCGCCACTTTCCTAGCCTCCCAGAACTGTCACGGCACCGAGAACTGCTCCATCCATCTTCCAGCCAGGGCATTGAGGCCGACAGCATCCCTCGGCCCTACCGCTGTCAGCTGTGTGGGCGGGGCTATCGTCACCCAGGGAGCTTGGTCAATCACCGCCGGACCCACGAGACTGGCCTTTTCCCCTGTACCACCTGTGGCAAGGATTTCACCAACCCCATGGCACTCAAGAGCCACATGAGGACTCATGCTCCTGAAGGCCGTCGGAGGCGCAGGCCTCCCCGCCCCAAGGAAGCCACTCCATGCCTCCAGGGGGAGACAGTGTCCACTGACTCCTGGGCCCAGAGGCTTGGCCCTGGGGAAGGCTGGGAAAACCAGAAAAAACATATTGAAGAGACATCTGGCTGTGAGTCTGGGCCAGACCCTAGGGCAACTGCGGGCACATGGGAAGGTCCACCCACCAGACAAAGAGAAGGCTGGGAAAGCCAGCCTGATCCTGAGGAGGGTGTAGAGGGCTGGGGTCCCACCACCAACTCTGCCAGAGAcactccactccccaccccagccagcaGTCTCCTTAGCAATTTGGAACAATATCTGGCTGAATCAGTAGTGAATTTTACCGGGGGCCAGGAGCCCACCCAGTCCCCTCCTGCTGAGGAGGAGCGGCGGTACAAATGCAGTCAATGTGGCAAGACCTACAAGCATGCTGGGAGCCTCACCAACCACCGCCAGAGCCACACTCTGGGTGTCTACCCTTGTGCCATCTGCTTCAAGGAGTTCTCTAATCTCATGGCTCTGAAGAATCACTCCAGACTCCATGCCCAGTATCGGCCTTACCAGTGTCCCCACTGCCCCCGTGCCTTCCGGCTCCCCCGAGAGCTGTTGGAACACCAGCAGTCCCATGAGGGTGAAAGTCAGGAGCAGCcgtgggaagagaaagggatgccCACCACCAATGGGCACACAGATGAGAGCAGCCAGGACCAGCTCCCTGGGACCCACATACTGAATGGCTCAGGGGAGCTGAGCACGTCTGGGGAGCTGGAAGACATTGGCCTGGAGGAATACCGGCCTTTCCGCTGTGGGGACTGTGGCCGTACTTACCGCCATGCTGGGAGCCTCATCAACCATCGCAAGAGCCACCAGACAGGTGTCTACCCCTGCTCCATCTGTTCGAAGCAGCTGTTCAATGCAGCTGCCCTCAAAAACCATGTGCGGGCCCACCACAGGCCCCGGCCAGGAGCTGGAGAGGATGGGCAGCCGTCAGTGCTGCCAGCTCCCCTGCCTCTGGCGGAGTCCACTCGCAAAGAAACAGAGGCCCCCTCCAGCACCTTAGACCACCGCCCGTATAAGTGCAATGAGTGCGGCCGGGCTTACCGGcaccgggggagcctggtgaaccACCGCCATAGCCATCGGACAGGAGAGTATCAGTGCTCTCTCTGTCCCCGCAAGTACCCCAACCTCATGGCCCTGCGCAACCATGTGCGGGTACACTGCAAGGCTGCTCGCCGCAGCACAGGCCCAGAGCCCGAGGGGCCCCCCAGCCTCCTCAAGGTGGAGCTCCCACCTGACCCAGCGGGGCCAGAGACGACTCTACTTTCAGATCAAGGGCCTGGGTGCAAACATGAAGAGGGGGCCCCTGCTGTCCCCCCAGCCACAGATCGGACCATGCCACAGATATGTAGCGTGTGTGGGATGCTCTTTGAAGACTCTCGGAGCCTTGAACATCACAGGCGGACCCACGGGGAAGGGGCACAGAGCAGGACCGAGGCCAGGGAGTCACCTCCTCGGGTGTTTGCTTGCCGAGACTGTGGCAAGAGCTATCGCCACTCAGGCAGCCTTATCAACCACCGGCAGACCCACCAAACGGGAGACTTCAGTTGTGGGGCCTGTGCCAAGCATTTCCACACCATGGCTGCCATGAAGAACCATTTGCGTCGCCACAGTCGACGGCGGAGCAGGCGGCACCGGAGGCGGGCTGGCAGTGCTGGCGGCGGGGGAGAAGCCAAACCCCCATCAGACGGGAACTGGGCACCGGAGCCAGTGGACAGTGAGGGCCTGGGCTGTCCCCGAGACTCTTCCAGGGCAAGTCTGAGTGGAGCTGAAGGCAGCATGGAAAGCAGTGGGGGCTGTTTGCAGCCTGCAGCCGAAAGGGACAACTGTGGGATTGAGAGGAATGAGGCCTGTTTCCAGGGTGATAAAGAGAGCCAAGGCGCCGAGGAAGGACTGGAAAGGATGGAGGCCTGTTTCCTTGACAACGTGGACATCCCAGGTGCTGAGGAAAGCAATGGGACTCGCTTCTGCGATGGCCTCCCTGGGGTGGAGGAAGACCAGAAACCAGCCCCTGGCCAGCCCAGCTCCCCTTCCCGCTCTGCCAGCTCTGCTGCCTGGTCGGCTGAAGTCTCCCACACGTGTTCTGACTGTGGACATTCTTTCCCCCATGCCACTGGCCTGCTGAGCCATCGGCCCTGCCACCCACCGGGCATCTATCAGTGCTCCCTCTGCCCAAAGGAATTTGACTCCCTGCCTGCCCTGCGCAGCCACTTCCAGAACCATGGGCCCGGGGAGGCCGTCTCAACCCAGCCTTTCCTCTGTTGCCTCTGTGGCATGATCTTCCCTGGGCGGGCTGGCTACAGGCTTCACCGGCGCCAGGCTCATGACTCTGGCATGACTGAGGGCtcggaagaggagggggaggaggaaggagctgCAGGGGCAATTTCCACTCACAGCCCCCCACTGCAGCTCTCAGAAGCCGAGCTGCTGAATCAGCTGCAGCGGGAGGTGGAAGCGCTGGATGGCGCTGGGTATGGCCACATTTGTGGCTGCTGTGGTCAGACCTATGATGACCTGGGGAGCCTGGAGCGTCACCACCAAAGCCGGAATTCCGGGAACACCACTGATGAGgttcccagtctcctgcatcaccCAGCAGAGTCAGGTGACACCACGGTGGTGGTGGCAGACGGTGTCTTTGAGGGCACAGTGACCTCTCTCCCTGCAGAGGGTGGGGATGCAAAGCCCAGTGAGGGTGTAGGTGCCACGCTTGCCGACAGCCTTTGCCGGCAGGGTGAGGAAAGTTCTCTGGAGACCCAGCCCCGCCCCTTCCGCTGCAACCAGTGTGGCAAGACCTATCGGCATGGGGGCAGCCTGGTGAACCACCGCAAGATCCACCAGACCGGGGACTTTGTCTGCCCAGTCTGCTCCCGCTGCTACCCCAACCTGGCTGCCTACCGCAATCACCTGCGAAACCACCCACGCTGCAAAGGCTCGGAGCCCCAGGTGGGGCCTGTCCCAGAGGCAAAAGGCAGCAGTGAAGCCCAAACTCTGGCAGAGGAGGGCCTTGAGCAGGCCGAAGTGGAGAGGTTCCAGAAAGAACTTAAAgtggagcccctggaggagggggctaGAGTGAAAGAAGAGGCCTGGGAGGAGACGACTGTGAAGGGGGAGGAGACGACTGTGAAGGGCGAGGAGATGGAGCCAAGGTTGGAGACAGCAGAGAAGGGCTGCCAGACTGAAGCCAGCTCTGAGCGGCCCTTCAGCTGTGAGGTGTGCGGCCGCTCCTACAAGCACGCTGGCAGCCTCATCAATCACCGGCAGAGCCACCAGACTGGCCACTTCGGCTGCCAGGCCTGCTCCAAAGGCTTCTCCAACCTCATGTCCCTGAAGAACCACCGGCGCATCCACGCCGATCCCCGGCGTTTCCGCTGTGCCGAGTGCGGGAAGGCCTTCCGCCTGCGGAAGCAGCTGGCCAGCCACCAGCGGGTCCACCTGGAgcgcagtgggggtgggggctcccgCAAGCTGTCCCTGGAAGATCGGCCCTTTCGTTGCGGGCAGTGCGGGCGGACCTATCGCCACGCGGGCAGCCTCCTGAACCACCGGCGCAGCCATGAGACAGGCCAGTACAGCTGTCCCACCTGCCCCAAGACCTACTCCAACCGCATGGCCCTGAGAGACCACCAGAGGCTACACTTGGAGAGCCGGCGGCGGCGGGCCGGGCTGTCCCGGCGGGCAGCTGTGCGCTGCGCCCTCTGTGGTCGGGGCTTCCCTGGCCGAGGGTCCCTGGAACGGCACCTGCGAGAGCATGAGGAAGAGACCAGAGGTGGTCAGGGAGGCCCAGATGGCACAGAGGGTGGTCAGGGGAACCTGGCTGATGACCAGGGACTGGAGGACAGATCGGGTGGTACTGAGTCAGGACCTCAGCTGGAGGATGGAGCCACAAGGCCAGCAGAGCCAAGTCAGAGCCCCATCAGTGCAGCGGGTTTAGAAGCCACAGAGCCAGCATCCTGGGGCATGGGGGAAGCAGATGAGTGGCGAGCAGACCAGGGACCGGTGAATCATGATGGAGATTGGGTTCCTGGGGGTCATGTACTGACCAAGCCAGAAGATGAGTCCGGGGACAGTGTCCCCAGAAGTCCTTGTCCCCTTGGCAACACCCAGCCCAATGGACCTAGTCTGACTCCAGTGGACAGCTGGGACAGTGGAGACTGTGGCCCTCAGCCCCAGCCAGAGAGCCACTCCTTCTCCTGCAGCCATTGTGGCAAGATCTCCTGCCAGTCAGAGGGCCCCTCGAACCACCACAGCACCCACAAGACTGACCGTCACTATTGCCTGCTCTGCTCCAAAGAGTTCTTGAATCCTGAGGCCACTAAGAGCCACAACTGCAACCACATAGCTGCCCAGACCTCCTGCCCTGACTGTGGCGAGGCCTTTGAGTCCCACCATGAACTTGCCAGCCACCTACAGACTCATGCCAGGGGCCTCAGTCAGGTGTCACCCCAGGTGGAGGCCAGAAGCCCCAAAGCAGGGCCTGAGGAGGTGGAACACCCTGGTAAAGGGAAAGCCCCATCAGAACCCCCCAGGGCCCCAGGTGAGAATGTGGGGAGAGCTAATGGAGGCCAGGGTGTTGAGTCCTTGGTGGCTGTGCATGAGGAGCGGCCCTTCCGCTGTGCCCAGTGTGGGCGTTCCTATCGCCATGCTGGTAGCCTGTTGAACCACCAGAAGGCTCACACTACAGGACTCTACCCCTGCTCCCTCTGTCCCAAACTTCTTCCCAACCTGCTGTCCCTTAAGAACCATGGCAGGACC